From Pseudomonadota bacterium, a single genomic window includes:
- the hcp gene encoding hydroxylamine reductase, which produces MFCYQCEQTAKGEGCTKIGVCGKQTDVAALQDLLIYTLIELSYYATEGRKAGVIDHETDIFTLEALFSTLTNVDFDPERFAVLIHSTVSLRDALKEKIKAAGINTDTTEAKVKFKPEATLEGLTKQGEQFGLASYPAKNEDIRSLKHILLFGLKGIAAYAYHAQLLGREDDAIYAFTYNALSTLLEENLSPDDLLPLVLKCGEINLKAMEILDEANTGTYGHPVPTKVPLGAKKGKAILVSGHDLKDLEDILKQTAGKDIFAYTHGEMLPAHGYPELKKYPHFYGHYGTAWQNQHKDFAQFPGAILMTTNCIQKPLDTYSGNIFTTGLVGWPGVVHISDHKFTHVIEKALSMQGFVEDTNGKSVMVGFARNTVMGVAGQVIEAVKNKNIRHFFLVAGCDGAKPGRNYYTEFVEKVPKDCIVLTLACGKFRFFDKDLGDIGGIPRLLDIGQCNDAYSAIQIAVALSKAFNVGVNDLPLSFILSWYEQKAVAILLTLFYLGIRNIRLGPSLPAFVTPNVLDILVKTFDIKPIATPDEDLKAILG; this is translated from the coding sequence ATGTTTTGTTATCAATGTGAACAAACGGCAAAAGGCGAGGGATGCACAAAAATAGGTGTCTGCGGTAAACAGACCGATGTTGCAGCTCTTCAGGATCTTCTCATATATACGCTTATAGAACTCTCCTATTATGCAACCGAGGGAAGAAAGGCTGGTGTTATTGATCATGAAACTGATATATTTACCCTCGAAGCTCTATTTTCAACTCTGACTAATGTGGATTTTGATCCGGAACGTTTTGCGGTACTCATTCACAGTACCGTTTCATTAAGGGATGCTTTAAAGGAAAAGATTAAAGCAGCGGGAATAAACACTGATACAACAGAAGCAAAAGTAAAATTCAAACCCGAAGCCACCCTTGAGGGCCTTACAAAACAAGGAGAACAATTCGGGTTAGCATCATACCCAGCTAAAAATGAAGATATACGCTCATTAAAACATATTCTTCTCTTCGGGCTCAAAGGAATTGCTGCTTATGCGTACCATGCACAGCTCCTTGGCCGGGAAGACGATGCAATCTACGCCTTTACGTACAATGCTCTTTCAACACTCCTGGAAGAAAATCTGTCTCCGGATGATCTTTTGCCGCTCGTACTCAAGTGCGGGGAAATTAATTTAAAAGCCATGGAAATACTTGATGAAGCAAATACCGGAACATATGGTCACCCTGTTCCCACAAAGGTCCCCCTCGGTGCGAAAAAGGGCAAGGCGATACTCGTTTCCGGCCATGATCTGAAAGACCTTGAAGACATCCTGAAGCAGACTGCGGGAAAAGACATCTTTGCATATACCCACGGTGAGATGCTCCCTGCGCACGGATACCCTGAGCTTAAAAAGTATCCTCATTTTTACGGACATTATGGTACTGCATGGCAGAACCAGCATAAAGATTTTGCCCAATTCCCCGGTGCAATCCTGATGACCACCAATTGTATCCAAAAACCGTTGGATACATATTCAGGCAATATATTTACTACCGGCCTGGTAGGATGGCCTGGTGTCGTACATATTTCTGACCATAAATTTACTCATGTTATCGAAAAAGCCCTTTCAATGCAAGGCTTTGTTGAAGATACAAACGGTAAGTCCGTAATGGTTGGTTTTGCAAGGAATACCGTGATGGGTGTAGCCGGCCAAGTGATAGAGGCTGTTAAGAACAAAAATATACGCCATTTCTTCCTTGTTGCAGGCTGCGATGGGGCAAAACCCGGCAGGAACTACTACACAGAGTTTGTAGAAAAAGTCCCGAAGGATTGTATAGTACTGACCCTGGCCTGCGGCAAGTTTCGCTTTTTCGATAAAGACCTGGGCGATATCGGCGGCATACCGAGGCTTCTCGACATCGGGCAGTGCAATGACGCGTATTCGGCAATACAAATTGCTGTTGCACTTTCAAAGGCTTTCAATGTCGGTGTAAACGACCTGCCTCTCTCATTTATTCTTTCATGGTATGAACAGAAGGCGGTGGCAATCCTCCTGACATTATTCTACCTCGGTATCAGGAACATCCGTCTCGGACCGTCCCTCCCTGCCTTTGTCACTCCGAATGTACTGGACATACTGGTAAAGACATTTGACATCAAACCTATTGCAACACCGGATGAGGATTTGAAAGCAATACTGGGATAA
- a CDS encoding pyridoxamine 5'-phosphate oxidase family protein, with translation MTKEEIISFVNANPVCYLATVEGNSPHVRAMGMYKADDRGILLQTGTIKGMYKEIVQNPKIELCFNGGEKVVRVSGTAEFLEDQDLKEEIVKVRPFLKPLVNAQGYDVIKVFRVANAVATVWTMATNLETMEFIKL, from the coding sequence ATGACAAAAGAAGAAATAATCAGCTTTGTGAACGCAAACCCTGTCTGCTACCTTGCTACTGTTGAAGGCAACTCACCGCATGTTCGTGCAATGGGGATGTACAAGGCTGACGACAGGGGCATCCTGCTTCAAACAGGCACGATTAAAGGAATGTACAAGGAAATTGTCCAGAACCCTAAAATCGAGCTATGTTTTAATGGAGGAGAGAAAGTTGTGCGCGTGAGCGGTACTGCTGAATTCTTAGAAGATCAGGATCTCAAAGAGGAAATTGTAAAAGTACGGCCTTTTCTAAAACCGTTAGTAAATGCTCAGGGCTACGATGTCATAAAGGTTTTCCGTGTTGCAAATGCCGTAGCTACTGTCTGGACAATGGCTACCAACCTTGAAACAATGGAGTTTATTAAGCTTTAG
- a CDS encoding methyl-accepting chemotaxis protein: MSVKIFRMIHLGSLTIKARLGVGLGLIIAFMVVLTVTGIWSLSGINGKLERIVKVDNAKIELAYAIQDSVSAVSTGILTTILANDENVTKSEKKKIDAARETYKASLEKLEKLENTAKGKALIEEIKQNITIVRSANDQVIEQASAGNMNQASTMLAGSLQVSAMLKEICDQMVKFQQEHIGASGKDAYATYSRARYFLLIIGTVVFAFAIFLASFLARSITKPLSEGVSVAQRIADGDLTACIEVAGTDETGQLLNAMKNMVIKLQNIISGVKTAAGNIASASHQLNASSELMSKGAGEQAGRASQVATASEEMSQTILDIAKNTSNIEASATDTSNLAKNGEIVVDNSVEKVKSIAKIIDESAKLVRSLGDRSNQIGEIVTVINDIADQTNLLALNAAIEAARAGDAGRGFAVVADEVKKLAERSGNSTAEISGMIKAIQNEVHQIVLSMENITMEVKSGVDLSTQAGNVLRNIIGGVNQLHGMVQQIASATEEMAATSEEINRDIETIASVSKDTSGSSIQIAEASQELAQLSVNLEDVIGGFKV; this comes from the coding sequence ATGAGCGTAAAAATATTCAGGATGATACACTTGGGAAGCCTTACTATAAAAGCGCGCTTGGGAGTGGGGTTAGGACTGATTATTGCTTTTATGGTAGTTCTGACTGTTACCGGTATATGGAGTTTAAGCGGCATTAACGGCAAACTGGAGCGGATTGTCAAGGTAGATAATGCTAAGATTGAGCTTGCCTATGCGATACAGGACTCAGTCAGCGCAGTTTCCACGGGCATCCTTACAACCATATTGGCTAATGATGAAAATGTGACAAAGTCCGAGAAGAAGAAGATCGACGCTGCCCGGGAAACTTACAAGGCCTCGCTTGAGAAGCTTGAGAAACTGGAAAACACAGCAAAGGGCAAGGCGCTTATCGAAGAGATCAAACAGAACATTACCATTGTCCGGAGTGCAAACGACCAGGTAATTGAGCAAGCTTCTGCCGGCAACATGAATCAGGCAAGTACTATGCTCGCAGGGTCTCTTCAGGTATCCGCCATGCTCAAAGAGATTTGTGATCAAATGGTGAAATTTCAACAGGAACATATAGGCGCCAGCGGGAAAGATGCATACGCAACTTACTCGAGGGCTCGCTACTTCCTCCTGATCATCGGGACTGTAGTTTTTGCTTTTGCAATATTCCTTGCTTCCTTTCTTGCAAGGAGCATCACTAAACCCTTGAGCGAAGGAGTCTCCGTTGCACAAAGGATTGCCGACGGTGATCTGACTGCCTGTATAGAGGTTGCCGGAACAGATGAGACAGGTCAGCTTCTCAATGCCATGAAAAATATGGTAATAAAACTCCAGAATATTATCAGCGGAGTTAAAACAGCTGCAGGAAATATTGCATCAGCAAGCCACCAGTTAAATGCAAGCTCTGAATTAATGTCGAAGGGGGCAGGCGAGCAGGCTGGCAGGGCGTCTCAGGTTGCAACCGCTTCAGAGGAAATGTCTCAAACCATACTCGACATTGCAAAAAATACATCCAACATAGAAGCTTCTGCAACAGATACATCCAATTTAGCAAAGAACGGGGAGATAGTTGTAGATAATTCGGTTGAAAAGGTAAAGTCCATAGCAAAAATAATCGATGAATCGGCTAAACTGGTAAGATCGCTGGGTGACCGCTCCAATCAGATAGGAGAAATTGTAACGGTAATTAACGATATAGCGGATCAGACGAATCTTCTAGCGCTCAATGCTGCCATTGAAGCTGCCCGTGCAGGCGATGCGGGGCGGGGCTTTGCAGTTGTTGCCGATGAAGTGAAAAAGCTTGCAGAAAGGTCCGGCAATTCTACCGCTGAAATAAGCGGGATGATCAAAGCAATTCAAAACGAAGTCCATCAGATTGTTTTATCTATGGAGAATATAACAATGGAAGTAAAATCAGGTGTTGATTTATCCACCCAGGCCGGGAATGTGTTGCGCAATATAATAGGCGGAGTAAACCAGCTCCACGGCATGGTGCAACAGATAGCGTCGGCAACCGAAGAAATGGCAGCTACCTCGGAAGAAATTAACAGAGATATAGAAACAATCGCATCGGTTTCAAAAGATACATCAGGCAGCTCCATACAAATAGCCGAAGCATCTCAGGAACTGGCGCAGCTATCCGTAAACCTTGAGGATGTTATAGGCGGATTCAAAGTATAG
- a CDS encoding dehydrogenase, whose translation MDLIVSSLRIPFEKDEIDEYIKTASHTLKVSEKDIKFVKILNKSLDARSKKQFYYEISIVVSIDDSFDNKESFLIYTENLKTEKKIKSIKERPIIVGFGPAGMFTALELIDYGIKPLIFERGKKIEERSIDVQRFLKERELDPESNIQFGEGGAGLYSDGKLFSRIKNSGYANKVLDTFIKFGAPEEIGYISKPHLGTDVLRRIVTNIRNYILERGGEIHYASKMSGMMISDGKALGVLINGQKEYSASIIYLAIGHSARDTFELIHEKGINIEQKPISVGVRIEHPAEIINLIRYGSKYKNFSGIGAADYSFTYNNRAIRRGVYTFCMCPGGEVINASSENGMLVVNGMSYSKRSSAFSNSAIVVTCHTDDYQSTNPLAGIEFQRNIEKKAFIAGGGKWKVPAQNLVDFLSNRISDNLNNHSYRMGAVAVDMYDILPKFVGNALLSAFNKWKEDYPLFVSEHAILLGAETRTSSPVRIKRSEKYESINIKNLYPIGEGSGYAGGITSSAVDAIKAVESSLSNIDGY comes from the coding sequence TTGGATTTAATAGTAAGTAGTTTGCGAATACCCTTTGAAAAAGATGAAATAGATGAATATATAAAAACCGCTTCACACACACTGAAGGTCAGCGAAAAAGATATAAAATTTGTTAAAATACTGAACAAATCACTTGATGCAAGAAGCAAAAAACAGTTTTACTACGAAATTTCAATAGTTGTAAGTATTGATGACAGTTTTGACAATAAAGAAAGCTTTCTAATATATACGGAAAATTTAAAGACGGAAAAGAAAATAAAAAGCATTAAGGAGAGGCCTATAATAGTAGGTTTTGGCCCTGCCGGCATGTTTACTGCCCTTGAACTTATTGATTACGGCATTAAACCTTTAATATTTGAAAGAGGTAAAAAGATAGAAGAACGTTCCATCGATGTCCAAAGATTTTTAAAAGAAAGAGAATTAGATCCTGAATCAAATATCCAATTCGGCGAAGGCGGCGCCGGTTTGTACTCGGATGGGAAACTTTTTTCCAGGATAAAAAATTCGGGGTATGCAAACAAGGTGTTGGATACTTTTATTAAGTTCGGAGCCCCTGAAGAAATAGGGTATATCAGCAAGCCCCATCTGGGGACAGACGTGTTGCGCAGAATAGTTACAAATATACGGAACTATATCCTTGAAAGAGGCGGCGAGATCCACTATGCCTCAAAAATGTCAGGCATGATGATATCGGACGGCAAAGCGCTGGGTGTATTAATAAACGGTCAGAAAGAATACAGTGCTTCAATTATATATCTTGCGATAGGACATTCTGCGCGTGATACGTTTGAGCTGATTCATGAAAAAGGTATTAATATTGAGCAAAAGCCTATTTCTGTCGGTGTGAGAATAGAACATCCTGCCGAAATTATTAATCTTATCAGATATGGCAGTAAATATAAGAACTTTTCCGGAATAGGGGCTGCCGATTATTCTTTCACCTATAACAATCGGGCAATAAGAAGGGGGGTATACACATTCTGCATGTGCCCGGGGGGCGAAGTAATAAATGCTTCCTCTGAAAACGGCATGTTAGTTGTAAATGGTATGAGCTACTCCAAAAGGTCATCAGCATTTTCGAATTCAGCGATTGTGGTAACCTGTCATACAGATGATTATCAATCAACAAATCCATTAGCTGGTATCGAGTTCCAAAGAAATATCGAGAAAAAGGCTTTTATCGCAGGAGGGGGAAAATGGAAAGTTCCTGCACAAAATCTGGTGGATTTTTTATCCAATAGAATATCTGACAATTTGAATAATCATTCATACAGAATGGGTGCGGTAGCCGTTGATATGTATGATATTTTGCCGAAATTTGTAGGCAATGCACTTTTATCGGCGTTTAATAAATGGAAAGAAGATTATCCATTGTTTGTTTCAGAACATGCAATATTGTTAGGAGCAGAAACAAGAACTTCTTCCCCTGTAAGAATCAAACGCAGCGAAAAATATGAATCAATAAATATAAAAAACCTGTACCCC